The Diceros bicornis minor isolate mBicDic1 chromosome 31, mDicBic1.mat.cur, whole genome shotgun sequence genomic sequence ctGTTTACTCTAATGGGAAATTTGGGACTGATTGTATTGGTCATTGGGGATTCCCGGCTCCACAACCCCATGTACTATTTTCTGAGTGTGTTATCATCTGTGGATGCCTGCTTTTCCTCAGTAGTTACTCAGAATATGTTAGTAGATTTTATGTCAAAGAGTAAAGTCACTTCATTCCTTGGATGTGCAACACAGATGTTTCTTGCTATTACTTTTGGGACCACAGAATGCTTTCTCCTGGCTGCAATGGCATATGATCGCTATGTGGCAATCTACAACCCTCTCCTGTATTTACTTAGCATGTCGCCCAGAGTCTATGTGCCACTCATCATTGCTTCCTATGTTGGTGGCATCTTGCATGCTACTTTACACTCAGTGGCTACTTTTAGTCTATCCTTCTGTGCATCCAATGAAATTAAACATGTCTTTTGTGACATCCCTCCTCTCCTCGCTATTTCTTGTTCTGACACTCACACAAACCAGCTTCTACTCTTTTACTTTGCGGGATTTATTGAGATAGTCACTATCCTGATCGTCCTCATCTCCTATGGCTTCATTCTGGTGGTGATTCTGAGGATGCATTCTGCTGAAGGGAGACAAAAAGTCTTTTCTACCTGTGGCTCTCACCTAACTGGGGTGTCAATTTTTCACGGTACACTTATCTTCATGTATGTGAGACCAAGTTCCAGCTACACTTTTGATCATGACATGATAGTGTCAATATTTTACAGCATTGTGATTCCCATGCTGAATCCCATCATCTATAGTTTGAGGAACAAAGATGTAAAAGAGGCAATGCAAAAgttgtttaggaaaaaaatagtttatcAATAAAGTAAATGTTCACAGTAAAAATTGAACTTAAAAAAATTGAGAGTGATATTCTGTGTCTCAATATCAAGAGGATGTGATGAacatcttttgttttaatttattcatgtctttctgtttccctggatattttaaaataaagatcagCGTTAACAGTCTACCTATGCTGTTTTTATATGCAGAAAAAAACTGTATCATCCATTTGCTTCTTAATATGTTTCTactgatatatgtatacacacatatatgtatgagaAGCTATACTGATGTAGATAACACAAATACGCACACCCAGGCATATATGTATGTAATCTTTACTTTAGAGTGTTGTGTGTTATTTTCTTTCATCTCCAGATAATTCAAATGTATATGCTCCCGTAGTTGCAATTATAAATAGCATTATAATTATATCTGACTAGCTTGATCAAATACCACCTAATCAATAGGAAAATCATAGCTCACATAATCAGAGACCACTTTCCATTGAGTCATTGCTCTCTGACTCCACTTCAAAGCACTCTGCCTCCATCCTTAGATTTATACTTTGACACCCATCTAATCACAGACAGTGGTTTGAGGATCACAGAGAATGTGTTCAAATTCTTGGCGTCACTACCATGCTGATTTGTGAGGGTGCATTTCTCCTCATTTTGTTATTTCATCCAGAGCATAGGCAATAAACCCATCTTTAGTTTCTCATGGAAAACAAAGTGTAGGCATTAGCATTTATGAATATCATACTTAAACTCAAGTATAACAAAAGTAAAGCACAATTCAGAGAAAAAGCCGTAATTGTCAGGCAGATTGAGGTCTTCCCACAACTAAGCCCTGGCCCATCTTTATGGGGTTCCTTAAGATCCAGCCCTGACTCAGCTTTTAGCTCTCTTTTCCTTTGAT encodes the following:
- the LOC131395828 gene encoding olfactory receptor 5T7-like: MKNVTDVTIFVLKGFTDNLELQSILFFLFLAIYLFTLMGNLGLIVLVIGDSRLHNPMYYFLSVLSSVDACFSSVVTQNMLVDFMSKSKVTSFLGCATQMFLAITFGTTECFLLAAMAYDRYVAIYNPLLYLLSMSPRVYVPLIIASYVGGILHATLHSVATFSLSFCASNEIKHVFCDIPPLLAISCSDTHTNQLLLFYFAGFIEIVTILIVLISYGFILVVILRMHSAEGRQKVFSTCGSHLTGVSIFHGTLIFMYVRPSSSYTFDHDMIVSIFYSIVIPMLNPIIYSLRNKDVKEAMQKLFRKKIVYQ